CGTTTCGAATGGCGATTTAATTTCTATCAATAAAAACACAGAAGATGATGATTATTTTGGCTATGAATGGAAAACGTCTTATTCAATCTCCTCTTATAATATGACTTTAAACATTGGAGATTACGTTCATTTTGAAGATAAATATATTTCTAAAATAGAAGAAAATGAAATAACAAATCCCAAAAATGAAAAAGAAGTTTTAAAATTAGATTATTATGTAATTAAGGGAAATGAGAAGAAAGCAAAACCGTTTTTTGAAAGTCAAGTCAAGCCAATGTTGGAAGTTTTTGAGTATTTTTTTGGAGAATATCCCTTTAAAAATGATGGTTATGCACTTGTAGAAACTCCGTACTGGGGAATGGAACATCAGTCTTGTGTGGCGTATGGAAATAATTATAGACTAAATCCGTTTGGTTTTGATTTTATCATCATTCATGAGTCTGGACATGAATATTTTGGAAACAGCATTGGTGCAGACGACAATGCAGAACTTTGGATTCATGAATCTTTTACAACGTATTCGGAAGCTCTTTTTGTAGAATATTTTCAAGGCAAAGAAAAAGCAGTAGATTATTTGCTCACTCAAAAGCCAAAAATTATGAATAAAGATGTTATTCTTGCTCCTTTGGGAGTAAATTATAACAACTGGCTAGGTGCAGATATGTATTACAAAGGAACTTGGATGTTGCATTCCTTGCGTTCGGTGGTGGGAAATGATGAACTTTGGATACAAACCATTAGAGATTTTTATCAGACTTATAAACATTCGCACATCAATACAGAGCAAGTAATTGAATTTTTCAACAAAAAAACAGGCAGAAATTTAACTTCTATTTTTAACTTTTATCTTACCAATAAGAATGTTCCAATGCTAGAATATAAAATTATAAAGGAAGATAAAAAAGTGTTTTTATCTTATAAATGGCTGTTAAATGAGGATAATAAGGATAGAAATGCAGATTTTAATATGCCTGTTGAGGTATTTTTGGATGGAAAGACGAAATCTTTTGAATTAACTCCAACTACCACAAGTCAAAAGGTAGATATTTCTAAACATCTGACTGCAAAAGAGAAAAAATCTTTGAATGGACTAGAAATAAAAATTAATGAAAGAAAATATCTAGCTAAAACTGTAAAGAAGTAATAACAAAGCCTTGATAATGCGATAATAGAGCATTGTCAAGG
The Bernardetia sp. genome window above contains:
- a CDS encoding M1 family metallopeptidase translates to MTFSRQDSLRGSLRKERAYDVKYYDLNLKIDIENQSITGYNAITFQNTSLDSVLQLDLFEQFEIDSIVYQNQKLEYKRDGNVIWVTFSNQTKLTLQKSKTDKTNEILTVFYHGKPQNAVNPPWDGGFTWNTKANEKPWVTVSCQGLGASSWFPLKDHLSDEPDSVRMYIEVPKELFCVSNGDLISINKNTEDDDYFGYEWKTSYSISSYNMTLNIGDYVHFEDKYISKIEENEITNPKNEKEVLKLDYYVIKGNEKKAKPFFESQVKPMLEVFEYFFGEYPFKNDGYALVETPYWGMEHQSCVAYGNNYRLNPFGFDFIIIHESGHEYFGNSIGADDNAELWIHESFTTYSEALFVEYFQGKEKAVDYLLTQKPKIMNKDVILAPLGVNYNNWLGADMYYKGTWMLHSLRSVVGNDELWIQTIRDFYQTYKHSHINTEQVIEFFNKKTGRNLTSIFNFYLTNKNVPMLEYKIIKEDKKVFLSYKWLLNEDNKDRNADFNMPVEVFLDGKTKSFELTPTTTSQKVDISKHLTAKEKKSLNGLEIKINERKYLAKTVKK